In the Novosphingobium resinovorum genome, GCAGCAATGCCATTGCCGTTGCCGCCAACAGCGACACCGGCAATGTCACCGTCACCACCACCGGTGCGGTCGACACCGCCGGCGATGGCGCGCAGGGCATCTACGCCACCGCGCGTAACGGAAGCGCCGCGGTCTCGGCAACCACCGTTGCCACCACCGGCTTCAATGCCACCGACATTCAGGCGATTTCGGGCGAAGGCGGCAGCACCGTCGACTTCGACGCGGTCTCGACCTCGGGCACCTTCTCCACGGGTGTGATCGCGGGCTCGAACGGCGGGGACGTCAACATCACCGGCGGCGATGTCACCGCGACTGGTGCTGTCTCCTCGGCGATCTACGGCTATTCCGATACCGGCGCTGTGAACGTGACGACCACCGGCGATGTCGCCTCCACGGGTCGCGGCGGCTTCGGCATTTACGCCACTTCGGCAACCGGCGACGTTGCGATCTCGGCCAACAACGTGTCGACTGTCGCAGTCGATGCGGCTGACACCGCGACCAGCCGCAGCGCGATCTACGCGCAAGGTGCGAACGCCAGCGTCGTCGTCACCGGCACGGCCGCGATGGCCGGCCAGGCCCTTTACGGCGGTCCTGCTGACGCCGTCACCGTCATCGCCACGGGCGGCAATGCCAGCGCGGACGTCAACAACGTCACTTCCACCGGAACCGGCAGCGACGCTGTGAATGTCTCCGCGACCGGCGGCATGGCTATGATCAACGTCGATGGCGCCGTATCGACCACGGGGGACGACAGCTTCGGGCTCTATGCTCGCGGCGATCAGGGCGTCATTGTAACCGGCTCAGGGACCGTCACGACCAGCGGCGCAAACGCGAATGCCGTGGATGCGCTCAGCGCCACCGGCCCCGTCTCGGTGACGATCGGTGACGTGTCGACCTCCGGTTCGCTCGCGGGCGGCGTGCGTGCGATCGGCGGCATCGACGGTGACGTCACGGTCGCGACCGGCAATGTGACGACCACCGGCGTGGATGGCAGCAGCTTCTTCTTCCTGCCCAATTCCACCGGCATCACCGCGACCGCTGCGGGAACTGGAAATGTCTCTGTGACCTCCGGGTCGATCAACACCGCGGGGCTCGGCGCACGCGGCGTGAATGCGAGTGCGGCCGCAGGCGACGTGATCGTCACCACCGGTCCGGTCACCACGACCGGCAGCAATGCCATTGCCGTTGCCGCCAACAGCGACACCGGCAATGTCACCGTCACCACCACCGGTGCGGTCGACACCGCCGGCGATGGCGCGCAGGGCATCTACGCCACCGCGCGTAACGGAAGCGCCGCGGTCTCGGCAACCACCGTTGCCACCACCGGCTTCAATGCCACCGGCATTCAGGCGATTTCGGGCGAAGGCGGCAGCACCGTCGACTTCGACGCGGTCTCGACCTCGGGCACCTTCTCGACGGGTGTGATCGCGGGCTCGAGCGGCGGGGACGTCAACATCACCGGCGGCGATGTCACCGCGACTGGTGCTGTCTCCTCGGCGATCTACGGCTATTCCGATACCGGCGCTGTGAACGTGACGACCACCGGCGATGTCGCCTCCACGGGTCGCGGCGGCTTCGGCATCTACGCCACTTCGGCAACCGGCGACGTTGCGATCTCGGCCAACAACGTGTCGACTGTCGCAGCCGATGCGGCTGACACCGCGACCAGCCGCAGCGCGATCTATGCGCAAGGTGCGAACGCCAGCGTCGTCGTCACCGGCACGGCCGCGATGGCCGGCCAGGCCCTTTACGGCGGTCCTGCCGACGCCGTCACCGTCATCGCCACCGACGGCAATGCCAACGCGGACGTCCGCAACGTCGCGTCCACGGGCGCAACTTCGCGGGCCGTCAATGTTACGGCCACCGGCGATGCATCTGCGACCGTGCGCGGCGCAGTATCGACCACCGGAGCCGGAGCCGATGCCGTCTTCGTCACCGCTGGTGACAGGGCTAATGTCACCGTGACCGCCACCGGCACGATCGCGTCGACCAATGGCAATCTGATCACCGCGAACTCTGTCAACGGAACCACGATCAATAACGCCGGTGTGCTGGGCGCAGCGCAGAATGGCTACACGATCGCCGTCACCGGCGGGCCCGCGACCATTAACAACAGCGGCACGCTGCAAAGCGACATCCTGCTCACCGCAGGCAATGACGTCGTGAACAACAGCGGTCGTTTCGTCCTGGCTGAAAACCCCGACTTCGGCGCCGGCAGCGACGTGTTCAACAACACCGGCACGGTCGCACTCTCCAGTGGGCGTACCACCGCAGGGACGGTGACGCTGACCGGGCTGGAGCAGTTCAACAACTCCGGTCTCGTTGATCTGCGCAATGGTGTCACGGGCGACAGGCTGGTTGTTCCGGGTACCTTCACGGGCTCCGGCGCTTCGCAGCTCGGTCTGGACGCAAATCTGGGCACCGGTGCGTCGGACCGTCTGGTCCTCGGCGCTGGCGCAACGGGCAGCACCACCATCCTTCTGCGTCAGACCGGAACCGAGTCTCTGTTCAATCCTGGTACGGTCGTCGTTCAGGCTGGCGCTGCGTCTTCAGCCAACGCCTTCAACCTCGGCGGTGTCGGCGGCGGGATGGACGCTGGTCTCGTTCGCTACGATGTCGTTTACAACCCAACCGACTTCTCCTACAGCCTTGTAGGTGGACCAAGCGATGCGGCCTTGCGCACCCTGAACTATGTAGAGGGCGTTCGCAGCCTCTGGCTGAAGTCGGCGGATGTCGTCAGCGCACAGCTGCAGGCTCGCCGTGACCAGCTCTGGGCCGAAGGCGAGGGTGAAACCACTGGCAAGATCTGGGTCCAGATGCATGGCTCCGTCGAAGACCGGGACAATGGTGGCAACTTCACTGCGTTCGGCGCAACCCGCGCCGTTAACACCGGCTACAAGCAGGACTACTTCGGTGGGCAGGTCGGTCTCGACATCGGCGGGGGAAGCGGCGAGCGTGGCGGTTTCGCCTTCGGCTTGACCGGCGGCTACATCTCTTCGTCGATGCAATTCGATGGTTCCGCTGATCGGGTCAGCTTCGATGTTGTCAATGCCGGCGTCTACGGCAGCTTCACTACCGGCAACGTCTTTATCAATGGTCTGGCCAAGTATGATTATTACTGGGCCGATGCGCGCAGCACCGGCGGCGGTTTCCGCGACAAGTCCAAGGGCGACGCTTACGGCGGCAGGGTCGAGGCGGGGCTGCGCTTCGGTAACGACAGCTTCTTCGCCGAACCGGCGGTGAGCGTGTCCTACGTCAAGTCCGACTTCGACAGCTTTGCCTCGCAGGGTGTTGCTGTCGACTTCAATGATGCCGATGGCCTGCGCGGGCGTGCCGGTGCACGTCTTGGCACGCAGATCGACATGTTCGGGGCGAAGGCATCGATCTATGCCGGCGGCAACTACGTTCACGAATTCAAGGGCCGTGATAGTGTCACTTTCGTGAGCGGAGGCCAGACTCTTACCTATCGCAACAACCGTGTGGGTGATTACGGCGAGGCCAAGCTGGGCGTCGAAATCGCCCAGGTCGGCGGTGTCAGCGGGTTCAT is a window encoding:
- a CDS encoding beta strand repeat-containing protein, yielding MKSIVSRRGASASVGARLKLGSALAPIAMGLVGFSSPALADNECGIPGAGGGTVVCAAGSLYASGISYPAQADGLVVQLDDDVSIATSGNGTRGVFINTSGTEAITLSGGTATVATSGANANAVELTSIGGPVSVTIGDVSTSGSLAGGVRAIGGIDGDVTVATGNVTTTGLDGSSFFFLPNSTGITATAAGTGNVSVTSGSINTAGLGARGVNASAAAGDVIVTTGPVTTTGSNAIAVAANSDTGNVTVTTTGAVDTAGDGAQGIYATARNGSAAVSATTVATTGFNATDIQAISGEGGSTVDFDAVSTSGTFSTGVIAGSNGGDVNITGGDVTATGAVSSAIYGYSDTGAVNVTTTGDVASTGRGGFGIYATSATGDVAISANNVSTVAVDAADTATSRSAIYAQGANASVVVTGTAAMAGQALYGGPADAVTVIATGGNASADVNNVTSTGTGSDAVNVSATGGMAMINVDGAVSTTGDDSFGLYARGDQGVIVTGSGTVTTSGANANAVDALSATGPVSVTIGDVSTSGSLAGGVRAIGGIDGDVTVATGNVTTTGVDGSSFFFLPNSTGITATAAGTGNVSVTSGSINTAGLGARGVNASAAAGDVIVTTGPVTTTGSNAIAVAANSDTGNVTVTTTGAVDTAGDGAQGIYATARNGSAAVSATTVATTGFNATGIQAISGEGGSTVDFDAVSTSGTFSTGVIAGSSGGDVNITGGDVTATGAVSSAIYGYSDTGAVNVTTTGDVASTGRGGFGIYATSATGDVAISANNVSTVAADAADTATSRSAIYAQGANASVVVTGTAAMAGQALYGGPADAVTVIATDGNANADVRNVASTGATSRAVNVTATGDASATVRGAVSTTGAGADAVFVTAGDRANVTVTATGTIASTNGNLITANSVNGTTINNAGVLGAAQNGYTIAVTGGPATINNSGTLQSDILLTAGNDVVNNSGRFVLAENPDFGAGSDVFNNTGTVALSSGRTTAGTVTLTGLEQFNNSGLVDLRNGVTGDRLVVPGTFTGSGASQLGLDANLGTGASDRLVLGAGATGSTTILLRQTGTESLFNPGTVVVQAGAASSANAFNLGGVGGGMDAGLVRYDVVYNPTDFSYSLVGGPSDAALRTLNYVEGVRSLWLKSADVVSAQLQARRDQLWAEGEGETTGKIWVQMHGSVEDRDNGGNFTAFGATRAVNTGYKQDYFGGQVGLDIGGGSGERGGFAFGLTGGYISSSMQFDGSADRVSFDVVNAGVYGSFTTGNVFINGLAKYDYYWADARSTGGGFRDKSKGDAYGGRVEAGLRFGNDSFFAEPAVSVSYVKSDFDSFASQGVAVDFNDADGLRGRAGARLGTQIDMFGAKASIYAGGNYVHEFKGRDSVTFVSGGQTLTYRNNRVGDYGEAKLGVEIAQVGGVSGFIEGTYIKSFSDNSAARSDIEGAGGRAGLRIRF